GCTTGGGCGCCTTTGCGCAGGAGGTATTGGTTGGGTTGATTGTCGGAATGAATGATGGTGAGTTCAACCGATTGGCCTGCGTCGCCTCGATCAGCGCGGTAAAGGTTCATCCAGTTTGTAGTCGTCAAGACCACGGCAAAAACCACATTGGCCTGCCGGCGCTGGGCGTTGGGCTGGCGGAAGCTCATCACCCCGCTATTGGTCGAGCTGGATGTTGGTTTTTGGACCAGCAGGTCCGCCGCCAATTGCCGCCCTTCTATTTCAGCGGCCTGCGGACTAAGGCGCGGCTCCGGGCGCAAGCCGGATTTGGGTTGGGCGGCGCAGAGGCACAGAGAAAGGAAGAGGGATGAAGGATGAAGGATGAAGGGAACGGCTTTGAGGCAGAGGCGTGCACTAGAGTCCTTGAATTCTGAAATTGTAGGTTGTTGAGTCACATTTCAAGCAGCGTGTTTTTGTTGGAGGAAGGTGAGGATCTGGCTTTCGAATTCACGATAGCTGCGGGCCAGTGGGGATTGGGCCAGGTCCTGGGGGC
This genomic stretch from Verrucomicrobiia bacterium harbors:
- a CDS encoding outer membrane lipoprotein-sorting protein, which codes for MTQQPTISEFKDSSARLCLKAVPFILHPSSLFLSLCLCAAQPKSGLRPEPRLSPQAAEIEGRQLAADLLVQKPTSSSTNSGVMSFRQPNAQRRQANVVFAVVLTTTNWMNLYRADRGDAGQSVELTIIHSDNQPNQYLLRKGAQAADPNAPALKLTGNQTMVPFAGSDFWIADLGLEFFHWPKQLLIKDEMRRGRACHMLEAINPKPAPGAYSKVDSWIDNETGGIVHAEAYDDSAKLLKEFDPKKFEKINGQWQLEGMEIRNIQTGSRTRIDFNLNVP